A single Jatrophihabitans sp. DNA region contains:
- a CDS encoding helix-turn-helix transcriptional regulator produces the protein MAPPTGPVRAAETDGAAGTRIRAVRREAGLTQQGLATAVAVSRQTIIAMETGDYAPSVYLAIKIARALGTTVERLWSDPDDGSPDRVTV, from the coding sequence ATGGCACCACCGACCGGGCCGGTACGCGCGGCAGAGACCGACGGAGCGGCCGGAACGCGCATCCGGGCGGTACGCCGGGAGGCCGGGCTCACCCAGCAGGGCCTGGCGACCGCGGTTGCGGTGAGCCGGCAGACCATCATCGCGATGGAGACCGGCGACTACGCGCCCTCGGTCTACCTGGCCATCAAGATCGCCCGGGCGCTCGGCACGACGGTCGAGCGGCTGTGGTCCGATCCGGACGACGGGTCACCCGATCGAGTGACCGTCTGA
- a CDS encoding RNA polymerase sigma factor, whose product MVPSESSEQPQVSAAATTSRAVTKTVAAPAKKAPAKKAAAKKAPAKKASAKTTTTPDSAVDGAVVDPALEVEPTDIPPDLELEEVPIDVEADAEVEETPDPPEAESSEFTWDEEESEALRQARKDAEMTASADSVRAYLKQIGKVALLNAEEEVDLAKRIEAGLYASERLRQLEVAGEKLPLQQRRDLNWIVRDGERAKNHLLEANLRLVVSLAKRYTGRGMAFLDLIQEGNLGLIRAVEKFDYTKGYKFSTYATWWIRQAITRAMADQARTIRIPVHMVEVINKLGRIQRELLQDLGREPTPEELAKEMDITPDKVLEIQQYAREPISLDQTIGDEGDSQLGDFIEDSEAVVAVDAVSFSLLQDQLQQVLQTLSEREAGVVRLRFGLTDGQPRTLDEIGQVYGVTRERIRQIESKTMSKLRHPSRSQVLRDYLD is encoded by the coding sequence GTGGTTCCCAGCGAATCCTCCGAGCAGCCGCAGGTCAGCGCCGCTGCGACGACAAGCCGAGCGGTGACCAAGACCGTCGCCGCCCCGGCCAAGAAAGCTCCTGCCAAGAAGGCGGCCGCCAAGAAGGCGCCAGCCAAGAAGGCGTCCGCGAAGACCACCACGACTCCGGACAGCGCTGTCGACGGGGCAGTCGTCGACCCGGCGCTTGAGGTCGAGCCGACCGACATCCCGCCCGACCTCGAGCTCGAAGAGGTTCCGATCGACGTCGAGGCCGACGCCGAGGTCGAGGAGACCCCTGACCCGCCGGAGGCGGAGTCCTCGGAGTTCACCTGGGACGAGGAGGAGTCCGAGGCGTTGCGGCAGGCGCGCAAGGACGCCGAGATGACCGCCTCGGCCGACTCGGTGCGCGCTTACCTCAAGCAGATCGGCAAGGTCGCGCTGCTCAACGCCGAGGAGGAGGTCGACCTCGCCAAGCGGATCGAGGCGGGCCTGTACGCCTCCGAGCGGCTGCGTCAGCTTGAGGTCGCCGGCGAGAAGCTGCCGTTGCAGCAGCGCCGGGACCTGAACTGGATCGTGCGTGACGGCGAGCGGGCCAAGAACCACCTGCTCGAGGCGAACCTGCGGCTGGTGGTGTCGCTGGCCAAGCGCTACACCGGGCGAGGGATGGCGTTCCTGGACCTGATCCAGGAAGGCAACCTGGGCCTGATCCGCGCGGTGGAGAAGTTCGACTACACCAAGGGCTACAAGTTCTCGACCTACGCCACCTGGTGGATCCGGCAGGCGATCACCCGGGCGATGGCCGACCAGGCCCGCACCATCCGGATCCCGGTGCACATGGTCGAGGTGATCAACAAGCTCGGCCGCATCCAGCGCGAGCTGCTGCAGGACCTGGGCCGCGAGCCGACGCCTGAAGAGCTCGCCAAAGAAATGGACATCACCCCGGACAAGGTGCTGGAGATCCAGCAGTACGCGCGTGAGCCCATCTCACTGGACCAGACCATCGGCGACGAGGGCGACAGCCAGCTCGGCGACTTCATCGAGGACTCCGAGGCGGTCGTCGCGGTCGACGCGGTGTCCTTCTCGCTGCTGCAGGACCAGCTTCAGCAGGTGCTGCAGACGCTGTCCGAGCGCGAGGCCGGCGTGGTCCGGTTGCGATTCGGTCTCACCGACGGCCAGCCGCGGACGCTGGACGAAATCGGTCAGGTCTACGGCGTCACGCGCGAGCGGATCCGGCAGATCGAGTCCAAGACGATGTCCAAACTCCGACACCCGTCCCGCTCGCAGGTCCTCCGGGACTACCTGGACTAG
- a CDS encoding ROK family protein: protein MTAPVSDQSQSQLDAAFGVDIGGSGIKGAVVDTLTGELRTQRVRIPTPKPSTPDNVAEVVVQLVTRANWTGPVGATFPAVIKSGVARSAANVDPSWIGTDVDAVFSKATGLEVTVLNDADAAGLAEVRFGAAKGVTGVVILLTFGTGIGSGIFLNGQLVPNSELGHLELEGHDAESRAAASVKDKQKMSYKQWAKRVQAYMAHVEKLFSPDLFIVGGGVSKDADRWVPLLKLQTPVRPAQLLNNAGIVGAAMAAAER from the coding sequence ATGACCGCGCCAGTGTCAGACCAGTCCCAGTCTCAGCTCGATGCGGCATTCGGCGTCGACATCGGCGGCAGCGGCATCAAAGGCGCTGTCGTCGACACCCTGACCGGTGAGCTGAGGACCCAACGAGTGCGGATTCCGACGCCCAAGCCCTCGACTCCGGACAACGTCGCCGAGGTGGTGGTTCAACTGGTCACCAGGGCCAACTGGACCGGCCCGGTGGGCGCCACCTTCCCGGCGGTGATCAAGAGCGGGGTGGCCCGGTCGGCGGCCAACGTCGACCCGTCCTGGATCGGCACCGACGTCGACGCGGTGTTCTCCAAGGCCACCGGCCTGGAGGTCACCGTGCTCAACGACGCTGACGCGGCCGGGCTGGCCGAGGTCCGCTTCGGCGCGGCCAAGGGCGTGACGGGCGTGGTGATCTTGCTGACCTTCGGCACCGGCATCGGCAGCGGCATCTTCCTCAACGGTCAGCTGGTGCCCAACTCCGAGCTGGGGCACCTCGAACTCGAGGGTCACGACGCGGAGTCGCGGGCGGCGGCCTCGGTCAAGGACAAGCAGAAGATGTCCTACAAGCAATGGGCAAAGCGCGTCCAGGCTTACATGGCCCATGTCGAGAAGCTGTTCTCCCCCGATCTGTTCATCGTCGGCGGCGGGGTGAGCAAGGACGCCGACCGCTGGGTGCCGCTGCTGAAGCTGCAGACACCGGTGCGGCCGGCCCAGCTGCTCAACAACGCCGGCATCGTAGGGGCGGCGATGGCGGCTGCCGAGCGCTGA
- a CDS encoding inositol monophosphatase family protein: MTQRSQPADGSGSAGSVPDPVRLADLAVELAGQAGALMLRHQAAGLSVSTKSSVTDVVTDADHAVEEHLRTALAQLRPHDSILGEEGGERAGAAQLAGAPVRWVLDPIDGTVNYMLGLPQFAVSIAAQVQGRTVAGCVLNPSSGHVFRAAVGHGAFLGDRRLTGPRPAPLNEAVVATGFSYDPARRARQGEAVGQLLGRVGNLRRLGSAALDLCALAAGWVDLYYEGPLGEWDFAAGLLIASEAGVATSGLRGRPAGVEMVAGAHPERAEEFFDLLTAIGVADIG, encoded by the coding sequence ATGACGCAACGCTCACAGCCGGCAGACGGCTCCGGATCAGCCGGTTCAGTGCCTGATCCGGTGCGGCTGGCCGACCTCGCCGTCGAGCTGGCCGGCCAGGCTGGGGCGCTGATGTTGCGCCATCAGGCGGCCGGGCTGTCGGTCAGCACCAAGAGCTCGGTGACCGACGTGGTCACCGACGCCGACCACGCGGTGGAGGAGCACCTCCGCACGGCTCTGGCGCAGCTGCGTCCACACGACTCGATCCTCGGGGAGGAGGGTGGCGAGCGGGCTGGCGCGGCTCAGCTGGCCGGCGCGCCGGTGCGCTGGGTGCTGGACCCGATCGACGGCACCGTCAACTACATGCTCGGACTGCCCCAGTTCGCGGTCTCGATCGCAGCCCAGGTGCAGGGCCGGACAGTGGCCGGCTGCGTGCTCAACCCCTCCTCGGGGCACGTCTTCCGGGCAGCCGTCGGACACGGCGCCTTCCTCGGCGACCGCCGGCTGACCGGCCCCCGGCCGGCGCCGCTGAATGAGGCGGTGGTGGCAACCGGGTTCAGCTACGACCCGGCTCGCCGGGCGCGCCAGGGAGAGGCGGTGGGGCAGTTGCTGGGCCGGGTGGGCAACCTGCGCCGGTTGGGCTCGGCGGCCCTGGACCTGTGCGCGCTGGCGGCCGGCTGGGTGGATCTGTACTACGAGGGGCCGCTGGGTGAGTGGGACTTCGCGGCCGGGCTGCTGATCGCCTCCGAAGCAGGCGTGGCCACCTCAGGACTTCGCGGCCGGCCGGCGGGCGTCGAGATGGTCGCCGGGGCGCATCCCGAGCGCGCCGAGGAGTTCTTCGACCTGCTCACCGCGATCGGGGTGGCCGATATCGGCTGA
- a CDS encoding LytR C-terminal domain-containing protein gives MSTMTRRRPLPALAFLLVLTALTSIVWWRVLHRPEPTEATGSPSASQSAQCTPGAGAIRLPTPASVTVTVLNGAGRDRLATQVTGQLKSRGFKVGTPGTTSALTGVGEIRFGPTGRAGATLLSYHLPGAKLTPGNRTDAKVDVVLGAGYRSLATTQTASRAVAGAGKPC, from the coding sequence ATGTCAACTATGACACGGCGTCGGCCGCTGCCTGCTCTGGCCTTTCTGCTGGTGCTCACCGCCCTCACCAGCATCGTGTGGTGGCGCGTGCTGCACCGTCCCGAGCCGACCGAGGCCACCGGGTCGCCGTCTGCTTCACAGTCGGCCCAGTGCACGCCGGGCGCCGGGGCGATCCGGCTGCCCACCCCGGCCTCGGTCACCGTCACGGTGCTCAACGGCGCCGGCCGTGACCGGCTGGCCACCCAGGTCACCGGCCAGCTCAAGAGCCGCGGTTTCAAGGTAGGCACGCCCGGCACGACCTCGGCGCTGACCGGGGTCGGCGAGATCCGGTTCGGCCCCACCGGCCGGGCCGGCGCGACCCTGCTCAGCTATCACCTGCCCGGCGCCAAGCTCACCCCCGGCAACCGGACGGATGCCAAGGTCGACGTGGTGCTCGGCGCCGGCTACCGGTCGTTGGCGACCACTCAGACGGCCAGCCGAGCGGTCGCCGGCGCCGGCAAACCCTGCTGA
- a CDS encoding DUF4193 domain-containing protein: MATDYDAPRRGDVDELNEDSLEELKARRAEAQSGSIDVDETELAESLELPGADLSSVSGEELTVRVLPKQDDEFTCSSCFLVHHRSRLAREKNGQPICRDCA; encoded by the coding sequence GTGGCCACCGATTATGACGCCCCTCGCAGGGGCGACGTAGATGAACTGAACGAAGACTCGCTCGAGGAGTTGAAAGCCCGCCGGGCGGAGGCGCAGTCGGGATCGATCGATGTCGATGAGACCGAGCTGGCCGAGTCGCTGGAGTTGCCCGGGGCAGATCTGTCCAGCGTCTCCGGCGAAGAGCTCACCGTCCGGGTGCTGCCCAAGCAGGATGACGAATTCACCTGTTCCAGTTGTTTTCTGGTGCACCACCGCAGTCGGCTGGCGCGTGAGAAGAACGGCCAGCCGATCTGCCGGGATTGCGCCTGA
- a CDS encoding SDR family oxidoreductase, whose translation MSLGRFEGQVALITGASRGIGFAVAQRLVSEGARVCLTARKQPALEAAVAELGGPEHAIFAAGSGDDPEHQAAAVEATMAAFGRLDVLVNNTGINPTFGPLLEIEDRLARKMFDVNVLSALSWIRLAHRAWLAEHGGAVVNIASVAGLGVSPGIAFYGMTKAALINLTKQLAVELSPGVRVNAVAPAVVKTKFAEALYVGNEEAVAANYLLKRLGEPADIGAAVAYLASADAAWTTGQTLVIDGGMIGGL comes from the coding sequence GTGTCACTCGGACGTTTTGAAGGCCAGGTGGCGCTGATCACCGGCGCCAGCCGTGGGATCGGCTTCGCGGTCGCGCAGCGGTTGGTGTCCGAAGGCGCCCGGGTCTGCCTCACCGCGCGCAAGCAGCCGGCGCTGGAGGCGGCGGTGGCCGAGCTGGGCGGGCCCGAGCACGCGATCTTCGCCGCCGGTTCCGGTGACGACCCCGAGCACCAGGCGGCGGCGGTGGAGGCGACGATGGCAGCCTTCGGCCGGCTGGACGTGCTGGTCAACAACACCGGCATCAACCCCACGTTCGGGCCGTTGCTGGAGATCGAGGACCGGCTGGCCCGCAAGATGTTCGACGTGAACGTGCTGTCGGCGCTGTCCTGGATCAGGTTGGCGCACCGGGCCTGGCTGGCCGAGCACGGCGGCGCCGTGGTCAACATCGCCTCGGTGGCCGGGCTCGGTGTCTCCCCCGGCATCGCCTTCTACGGCATGACCAAGGCCGCCCTGATCAACCTGACCAAGCAACTGGCGGTCGAGCTCTCGCCCGGGGTCCGGGTCAACGCGGTGGCGCCGGCGGTGGTGAAGACCAAGTTCGCCGAGGCGCTCTACGTCGGCAACGAGGAAGCCGTCGCGGCGAACTACCTGCTCAAGCGACTCGGCGAACCCGCCGACATCGGCGCCGCGGTGGCCTACCTGGCCTCGGCCGACGCGGCGTGGACGACGGGTCAGACTCTGGTGATCGACGGCGGGATGATCGGCGGCCTCTGA
- a CDS encoding DUF3093 domain-containing protein encodes MRNPATHRRRPVTQQAGYFERLRTPWWWYLGAVGVSVLLGLEFAVAIAGWVAWAPFAILLPTTLLVVRRLSSGRVAVDGSTLLAGDRSLALAEVEQVIDLNATELRRLVGRHSDPLAFTYIRSWIGPGVQLVLRPPADPQPAERYPEPYWVVSTRRPDRLLAAIGGATGGLAAPGRPPTS; translated from the coding sequence GTGCGCAACCCAGCGACCCATCGAAGGCGACCGGTCACCCAGCAGGCCGGCTACTTCGAGCGGCTGCGGACGCCGTGGTGGTGGTACCTGGGCGCGGTCGGAGTGTCGGTGTTGCTCGGCCTGGAATTCGCCGTGGCGATCGCCGGCTGGGTCGCCTGGGCGCCGTTCGCGATCCTGCTCCCGACCACCCTGCTGGTCGTGCGGCGGCTCTCGTCGGGCCGCGTCGCCGTCGACGGCTCCACCCTGCTGGCCGGCGACCGCAGCCTGGCGCTGGCCGAGGTCGAGCAGGTTATCGACCTCAACGCCACCGAGTTGCGCCGGCTGGTGGGGCGGCACAGCGATCCGCTGGCCTTCACCTACATCCGGTCCTGGATCGGGCCGGGTGTGCAACTGGTCCTGCGGCCGCCAGCCGATCCGCAACCGGCCGAGCGCTACCCCGAGCCGTACTGGGTGGTGTCCACCCGGCGCCCTGACCGGTTACTGGCCGCCATCGGCGGCGCAACCGGCGGGCTGGCGGCTCCGGGCCGACCGCCCACCAGCTGA
- the dut gene encoding dUTP diphosphatase — translation MTIGPLSAADSAEATAAAATAPGPLPLAVKVRRLHPDAPLPSYALEGDAGADLCTMVDVRLGPGERALLPTGLAIALPAGYAGFVQPRSGLAWRTGLGMVNAPGTIDSGYRGEIKVIVVNHDRDKAVELRRGDRIAQLVIQRVEQARFELVELLPDSVRGAAGHGSTGGAGALRVAASAVSDPAANNRGDDQ, via the coding sequence GTGACGATTGGACCGCTGAGCGCCGCAGACAGCGCAGAGGCAACGGCCGCGGCGGCCACCGCGCCGGGGCCGCTGCCACTGGCGGTCAAAGTGCGGCGGCTGCACCCCGACGCGCCGCTGCCCAGCTACGCCCTCGAAGGCGACGCCGGCGCGGACCTGTGCACCATGGTCGACGTCCGGCTGGGGCCCGGCGAGCGAGCGTTGCTGCCGACCGGCCTGGCCATCGCGCTGCCCGCCGGTTACGCCGGATTCGTCCAACCGCGCTCCGGTCTGGCTTGGCGCACCGGCCTGGGTATGGTCAACGCGCCAGGCACCATCGATTCGGGCTACCGTGGCGAGATCAAAGTCATCGTCGTCAACCACGATCGCGACAAGGCCGTCGAGTTGCGCCGCGGTGACCGGATCGCGCAACTGGTCATTCAGAGGGTCGAGCAGGCCCGGTTCGAGCTGGTGGAGCTGCTTCCCGACTCCGTCCGCGGCGCTGCCGGACACGGCTCGACCGGGGGCGCCGGGGCATTGCGGGTGGCGGCTTCAGCGGTCAGCGATCCGGCGGCGAACAACAGAGGAGACGATCAGTGA
- a CDS encoding DUF3710 domain-containing protein: protein MALRRKEKRTEQSKLDATPPWETRRPHESLPTTGPYDVADSPADDTERLDLGALRVPADSGLEIRVEVGEDGQVVGVTLLNPTGQMQLGVFAAPRKDGIWDEIRAEIKASISSQGGTVSEQEGEFGLELVGRLPVPGGLTPVRFVGVDGPRWFLRAMLAGAPAMEDEQAQPFLAAFRGLVVVRGNDPLPVRDPVPLQLPKEAVEQLAAAEATEPQDG from the coding sequence ATGGCGCTTCGGCGCAAGGAGAAGCGCACCGAGCAGTCAAAGCTCGATGCCACGCCGCCGTGGGAGACCAGGCGTCCGCACGAGAGCCTGCCGACCACCGGCCCCTACGACGTCGCCGACAGCCCGGCTGACGACACCGAGCGGCTCGACCTGGGCGCGCTGCGGGTGCCGGCCGACTCTGGCCTGGAGATCCGGGTCGAGGTGGGTGAGGACGGTCAGGTCGTCGGCGTGACCTTGCTCAACCCGACCGGTCAGATGCAGCTCGGCGTCTTCGCCGCGCCGAGGAAGGACGGCATCTGGGACGAGATCCGCGCCGAGATCAAGGCTTCGATCTCTTCGCAGGGCGGCACCGTCTCGGAGCAGGAGGGCGAGTTCGGTCTCGAGCTGGTCGGCCGGCTGCCGGTGCCCGGAGGCCTGACCCCGGTGCGGTTCGTGGGCGTCGACGGCCCGCGCTGGTTCCTGCGGGCCATGCTGGCCGGCGCGCCGGCGATGGAGGACGAGCAGGCCCAGCCGTTCCTGGCGGCCTTCCGCGGCCTGGTGGTGGTCCGCGGCAATGACCCGCTGCCGGTTCGCGACCCGGTCCCGCTGCAGCTGCCCAAGGAGGCCGTCGAGCAGCTGGCGGCCGCCGAGGCGACTGAGCCGCAGGACGGCTAG
- a CDS encoding DUF3159 domain-containing protein, which produces MAPSEQSSEGLRDQTRQQILNSMGGWSGTIVAAIPLVVFVIANTLGGLRSAVIAALASGVLVAGYRMARRQPVQQVLTGLFSVAIAATIAARTGEARGFFLLGIAAAFGYAGLFALSLLVRRPLVGVIWEYLDPSPLPPGMRWHKLRELRRAYDVATMAVLAMFTARAVVQLSLFQDNRTGLLAVTKLVMGLPLYLAVVAVVFWVVRRARHRLEAQPSAPQAAGAPGLEATEPASEPAATGPATGSRGADSAPDGGLSLRKGDE; this is translated from the coding sequence TTGGCGCCGTCGGAGCAGTCCTCGGAAGGTCTGCGCGACCAGACCCGCCAGCAGATCCTGAACTCGATGGGCGGCTGGTCGGGGACGATCGTCGCCGCGATCCCGCTGGTGGTCTTCGTGATCGCCAACACGCTGGGCGGTCTGCGCTCGGCGGTCATCGCCGCGCTGGCTTCGGGGGTGCTGGTCGCCGGTTACCGGATGGCCCGCCGCCAGCCGGTCCAGCAGGTGCTGACCGGGCTGTTCAGCGTGGCCATCGCCGCCACGATCGCCGCCCGCACCGGCGAGGCCCGCGGGTTCTTTCTGCTCGGCATCGCCGCGGCGTTCGGATACGCGGGCCTGTTCGCGCTGTCGCTGCTCGTGCGGCGACCGCTGGTCGGGGTGATCTGGGAGTACCTGGACCCCTCGCCGCTGCCGCCGGGCATGCGCTGGCACAAGCTGCGCGAACTGCGCCGGGCCTACGACGTCGCGACGATGGCCGTGCTGGCGATGTTCACGGCGCGGGCGGTGGTGCAGCTGAGCCTGTTCCAGGACAACCGCACCGGGCTGCTGGCGGTGACCAAGCTGGTGATGGGGCTGCCGCTCTACCTGGCTGTGGTGGCCGTGGTGTTCTGGGTCGTTCGCCGAGCCCGGCACCGGCTCGAAGCGCAGCCGTCGGCGCCGCAAGCGGCAGGGGCGCCCGGGTTGGAAGCGACCGAGCCGGCCTCCGAACCCGCGGCTACCGGGCCGGCGACCGGGTCACGCGGCGCAGACAGCGCGCCGGATGGCGGGCTCAGCCTCCGGAAGGGCGACGAATAG
- a CDS encoding TrkA family potassium uptake protein, which produces MRIVIAGAGAVGRSIARELLDNGHRVMLIDKDAGKVRPERIAGADWMQADACELSSLEDAELQECEVVISATGDDKVNLVVSLLAKTEFSVRRVVARINHPANEWLFNESWGVDVAVSTPRVLAALVEEAVSVGDVVRLFTLREGQANLIEVTLPASAPCVGVPLRDLQLPADAAMVAIIRGSRVIVPTPDEPLEPGDELLFVALPEAEPAIRRAVCAA; this is translated from the coding sequence ATGCGCATCGTCATCGCCGGCGCCGGCGCGGTCGGCCGGTCGATCGCCCGGGAGCTGCTGGACAACGGCCACCGGGTGATGCTGATTGACAAGGACGCCGGCAAGGTCCGGCCGGAGCGGATCGCCGGCGCCGACTGGATGCAGGCCGACGCCTGCGAGCTGTCCAGCCTGGAGGACGCCGAGCTGCAGGAATGCGAGGTCGTGATCAGCGCGACCGGCGACGACAAGGTGAACCTGGTGGTGTCGCTGCTGGCCAAGACCGAGTTCTCGGTTCGCCGGGTGGTGGCCCGCATCAATCACCCGGCCAACGAATGGCTGTTCAACGAGTCCTGGGGCGTCGACGTCGCGGTCTCGACGCCGCGGGTGCTGGCCGCGCTGGTCGAGGAGGCGGTCTCGGTCGGCGACGTGGTGCGGCTGTTCACCCTGCGCGAGGGCCAGGCCAACCTGATCGAGGTCACCCTGCCCGCCAGCGCGCCGTGCGTCGGAGTGCCGCTGCGCGACCTTCAACTTCCCGCGGATGCGGCGATGGTCGCGATCATCCGCGGCTCCCGAGTCATCGTGCCGACCCCGGACGAGCCGCTGGAACCCGGTGACGAGCTGCTATTCGTCGCCCTTCCGGAGGCTGAGCCCGCCATCCGGCGCGCTGTCTGCGCCGCGTGA
- a CDS encoding TrkA family potassium uptake protein: MHIVVMGCGRVGSTLAHHLQRLDHSVAVIDQEPAAFRRLGENFKGAMIAGVGFDRDTLVDAGIEKADAFAAVSSGDNSNIIAARVARETFGVGHVVARIYDPLRAEVYERLGIPTIATVPWTANRLLKNLLGGAIDEEWRDPTGQVVMLHVILAEAWVGRRLTSFETATGCRVALISRFGKGELPTQGTVVQAGDELHVTATDDLTEGIRAAAGAGPLGGHH, translated from the coding sequence GTGCACATCGTCGTCATGGGATGCGGACGGGTCGGATCCACCCTCGCGCACCACCTGCAGCGCCTGGACCACAGCGTGGCCGTCATCGACCAGGAGCCGGCGGCGTTCCGACGGCTGGGTGAGAACTTCAAGGGCGCCATGATCGCCGGCGTGGGTTTCGACCGCGACACCCTGGTCGACGCGGGAATCGAGAAGGCCGACGCCTTCGCCGCGGTGTCCAGCGGCGACAACTCCAACATCATCGCCGCCAGGGTGGCCCGAGAGACCTTCGGCGTCGGTCACGTGGTGGCCCGGATCTATGACCCGCTGCGTGCCGAGGTCTACGAGCGCCTGGGAATCCCCACCATCGCCACGGTGCCCTGGACGGCCAACCGGCTGTTGAAGAACCTGCTGGGCGGCGCCATCGACGAGGAGTGGCGCGATCCCACCGGCCAGGTCGTCATGCTGCACGTCATCCTGGCCGAGGCCTGGGTCGGCCGGCGGCTGACCAGCTTCGAGACGGCCACCGGCTGTCGGGTGGCGCTGATCAGCCGGTTCGGCAAGGGCGAGCTGCCCACCCAGGGCACCGTGGTGCAGGCCGGCGACGAGCTGCACGTGACCGCCACCGACGATCTCACCGAGGGCATCCGGGCCGCGGCCGGGGCCGGCCCGCTAGGAGGGCACCACTGA
- a CDS encoding TRAM domain-containing protein gives MNQRADREQPQAATAESWLGHRLEVRVEAIAHGGHCVARHEGRVIFVRHALPGETVVAEVTEDRGGSFCRADAVEIRTAAPDRVRQPCPYARPGGCGGCDFQHVSLPGQRALKAVVVAEQLSRLAGLRRAVTVQPLDDGDGLGWRRRVRFAVGPGGELGLRAHRSHHVVPLTHCPIGAAGVGDAGALQAEWPGLAELEVAVDDRGEVVELAHRQRPARHRQGDRRRGDRRRATRPVLSTEQLSGPPALRYSVAGRLFTVHPAGFWQTHPRAAEVFTETVLRAAEPRPGERVLDLYAGSGLFTAALAAAVTATGRVVGLESEADAVTDAGHNLADQPWAAVRRAAVSAESIAAAAVELAGPGQPRGVSIVVLDPPRSGAGREVLGAVMAAEPRIIVYVACDPAALARDVRFAMDAGWRLDELSAFDAFPMTHHVECVAVLRPGGPAGTPAG, from the coding sequence GTGAACCAGCGAGCGGACCGGGAGCAGCCGCAAGCGGCCACTGCCGAAAGCTGGCTGGGCCACCGGCTGGAGGTGCGGGTCGAGGCGATCGCCCATGGCGGGCACTGCGTCGCCCGTCACGAGGGGCGAGTGATCTTCGTCCGGCACGCCCTGCCCGGTGAGACGGTGGTGGCCGAGGTGACCGAGGACCGCGGCGGCTCGTTCTGCCGGGCAGACGCCGTCGAGATCCGCACCGCGGCGCCTGACCGGGTCCGCCAACCCTGTCCTTATGCCCGGCCCGGCGGTTGCGGGGGCTGCGACTTCCAGCATGTCTCGCTGCCGGGCCAGCGCGCCCTGAAGGCGGTGGTGGTGGCCGAGCAGCTGAGCCGGCTGGCCGGGCTGCGGCGAGCTGTCACGGTGCAGCCTCTGGATGACGGCGACGGGCTCGGCTGGCGCCGGCGGGTCCGGTTCGCCGTCGGCCCCGGCGGTGAGCTGGGGTTGCGCGCGCACCGCTCGCATCACGTCGTGCCGCTGACCCACTGCCCGATCGGCGCGGCCGGGGTGGGTGACGCCGGCGCGCTGCAGGCCGAGTGGCCGGGCCTGGCCGAGCTTGAGGTGGCTGTCGATGACCGGGGAGAGGTGGTCGAACTGGCTCACCGGCAACGCCCGGCCCGGCATCGCCAGGGTGACCGGCGGCGGGGCGACCGACGGCGGGCGACCCGGCCGGTGCTGAGCACCGAGCAGCTGTCCGGGCCGCCGGCGTTGCGCTACTCCGTCGCCGGCCGCCTCTTCACGGTGCATCCGGCAGGCTTCTGGCAGACCCACCCGCGGGCGGCCGAGGTGTTCACCGAGACGGTGCTGCGAGCGGCGGAGCCGCGTCCGGGCGAGCGGGTGCTGGACCTGTACGCCGGCTCCGGGCTGTTCACCGCGGCGCTGGCCGCAGCGGTGACGGCCACCGGCAGGGTGGTGGGCCTGGAGTCCGAGGCGGACGCGGTCACCGACGCCGGTCACAACCTGGCAGACCAGCCGTGGGCCGCTGTGCGACGCGCCGCTGTCAGCGCCGAGTCGATCGCCGCGGCCGCTGTCGAACTGGCAGGGCCGGGCCAGCCGCGCGGGGTGAGCATCGTGGTGCTGGACCCACCGCGCAGCGGCGCCGGACGCGAGGTGCTCGGCGCGGTCATGGCCGCCGAGCCCCGGATAATCGTCTATGTCGCATGTGACCCGGCCGCGCTTGCCCGCGATGTCCGGTTCGCGATGGACGCGGGCTGGCGGCTCGACGAGCTATCGGCTTTTGACGCCTTTCCGATGACCCATCACGTGGAGTGCGTCGCCGTGTTGCGCCCGGGCGGCCCGGCGGGCACACCGGCCGGCTAG